The following coding sequences lie in one Spinacia oleracea cultivar Varoflay chromosome 1, BTI_SOV_V1, whole genome shotgun sequence genomic window:
- the LOC110792301 gene encoding uncharacterized protein isoform X3, giving the protein MGSRGRLLFDLNETPVEVDEEIDFPSGVLPQKVLPSLNSCTSDLLVSSVAPTSIVNNNAFSHASSVSVFQPFVRIKESGLDRIVDQQRARDMDCNTSLPEVDENSDRKEVMKVNSGNIYAQVIEKEEGEWSDGECSEPHVSQRMEDNSSASGNKDLNEQGIPDVAANNSSSGTSLKKNSRDSSPADSRKIKHDYASAKPDTFPNDITGGTSQNMNGNAERNTSVDFQGDSESVSKQKEVKGAEAIHALKSANSLGKHKLDEHKEAMLGKKRSRKTMFLNIEDAKQAGAVKSSTPKRQTVPTPSSTRTVKGSRNALLSAERNGEKQSEPAIRDQNQVELSCNEESNPMEPIDRKSESNSDVNAGLLARPRRLNSCNDLSTEGNTRHNLWKQPTDPRQFKDPQTQPRKLASSSHGSGLVDVKQLNKKNPPKRQLVTNHQYQDTSVERLLREVTSEKFWHNPEECELQCVPGRFESVEDYIRVFEPLLFEECRAQLYSTWEELTETSARDAHVMVRVKSVERRERGWYDVVVLPANENKWTFKEGDVAVLSCPRPGSAVRSRRNSTSSAEEYEEPEGSARTVGTVRRHTPLDVRDPQGAILHFFVGGSYDPNSAADSDHVVNKLQPRSIWFLSVLGSLATTQREYVALHAFRRLNVQMQNAILKPSAEQFPKYQEQTPAIPECFTPNFVDHLHRTFNDPQLSAIQWAAMHTAAGTSNGVTKRQDPWPFTLVQGPPGTGKTHTVWGMLNVIHLVQYQHYYTALLKKLAPESYKQNNERNADTGSAGSIDEVLRSMDENLFRTLPKLCPKPRMLVCAPSNAATDELLARVLDRGFIDGEMKVYRPDVARVGVDTQSRAAQAVSVERRTEQLLVKTRDEIFGWLQQLRGREAHLSRQMATLQVQLNSAAAAGRSQGSVGVDPDVLMARDQNRDALLQTLAAVVEERDKVLVEMSRLLILEGKFRSASSFNLEEARASLETSFANEAEVVFTTLSSSGRKLFSRLTHGFDMVVIDEAAQASEVGILPPLALGAARCVLVGDPQQLPATVISKAAGTLLYSRSLFERFQQAGCPTMLLSVQYRMHPQIRDFPSRYFYQGRLTDSESVTSLPDERYYQDPLLRPYVFFDITHGRESHRGGSVSYQNIHEAQFCLRMYEHLHKAAKSLGLGKITVGIITPYKLQLKCLQREFGDVLNSEEGRDLYINTVDAFQGQERDVIIMSCVRASNHGVGFVADIRRMNVALTRARRALWVWLWGMLML; this is encoded by the exons ATGGGATCCCGTGGGAGGCTATTATTTGATCTTAATGAAACCCCCGTGGAGGTTGATGAAGAGATTGATTTTCCATCTGGTGTCCTGCCTCAAAAAGTTCTCCCTTCTTTAAATTCCTGCACGTCTGATCTTCTTGTGTCATCAGTTGCTCCAACCAGCATTGTAAATAACAATGCCTTCTCTCATGCTTCTTCCGTTTCCGTTTTTCAACCTTTTGTCAGAATAAAGGAGTCCGGATTAGATAGGATTGTTGATCAGCAAAGGGCTAGAGATATGGACTGTAATACTTCATTGCCTGAGGTAGATGAGAATAGTGATAGGAAAGAGGTGATGAAGGTGAATTCAGGCAATATTTATGCTCAGGTTATCGAAAAAGAAGAAGGAGAATGGTCCGACGGAGAATGTTCTGAGCCCCATGTAAGCCAAAGGATGGAAGATAATTCATCTGCCAGTGGCAATAAAGACTTAAATGAGCAAGGAATCCCTGATGTTGCAGCAAATAATTCTTCTTCTGGGACGTCGTTGAAGAAAAATTCCCGTGATTCTAGTCCTGCTGATTCTAGgaaaataaaacatgattatGCTTCAGCTAAACCAGATACATTTCCAAATGATATAACTGGTGGCACCAGCCAGAATATGAATGGAAATGCTGAACGCAATACATCCGTTGATTTTCAGGGAGATTCAGAGTCAGTCTCTaaacaaaaggaagtcaaaggagCTGAAGCGATCCATGCTTTGAAATCTGCTAATAGTCTAGGTAAACACAAGCTTGATGAGCACAAAGAAGCAATGTTGGGGAAAAAGAGGAGCCGTAAAACAATGTTTTTAAATATAGAAGATGCTAAACAAGCTGGTGCAGTAAAGTCATCAACTCCGAAGAGACAGACAGTTCCAACACCAAGCAGCACTCGTACGGTCAAGGGATCCCGAAATGCACTTTTATCTGCAGAGCGAAATGGAGAAAAGCAAAGCGAGCCTGCGATCAGGGATCAGAATCAGGTGGAATTGTCATGCAATGAAGAAAGTAATCCCATGGAACCTATTGATCGTAAATCTGAATCCAACAGTGATGTGAATGCAGGGCTTCTAGCTAGGCCTAGAAGACTAAATAGTTGTAACGATCTGTCGACAGAGGGAAACACCAGGCATAATTTGTGGAAACAACCTACTGATCCGAGGCAGTTTAAGGATCCACAGACCCAACCAAGGAAGCTAGCTTCAAGTAGTCATGGCTCAGGTTTAGTTGATGTAaaacaattaaacaaaaaaaatcctcCTAAGAGACAACTTGTGACCAATCACCAATATCAAGATACTTCAGTGGAGCGTCTCTTACGAGAGGTGACTAGTGAAAAGTTTTGGCATAATCCAG AGGAATGTGAGCTTCAGTGCGTCCCTGGTCGGTTTGAATCGGTGGAAGACTATATCAGAGTTTTTGAGCCTCTGCTTTTTGAGGAATGTCGAGCACAGCTATACAGCACATGGGAGGAATTAACCGAAACATCTGCAAGAGACGCACATGTGATGGTCCGTGTGAAATCTGTTGAAAGGCGAGAAAGAG GATGGTACGATGTGGTAGTTCTACCTGCAAATGAGAACAAGTGGACTTTTAAAGAAGGTGATGTTGCAGTTCTTTCCTGCCCAAGGCCTGGTTCAG CAGTCAGATCTAGGAGAAACAGTACTTCATCTGCTGAAGAATATGAAGAGCCCGAAGGGAGTGCTCGTACTGTTGGTACAGTCAGAAGACACACCCCGCTTGACGTTCGTGATCCTCAGGGTGCAATACTACATTTTTTTGTTGGGGGCTCTTATGATCCAAATAG CGCTGCTGATAGTGATCATGTAGTGAATAAGCTTCAGCCTAGAAGCATCTGGTTCTTAAGTGTGCTTGGCTCTCTGGCAACAACGCAACGCGAGTACGTTGCATTGCATGCATTTCGTCGGCTAAACGTACAG ATGCAAAATGCAATCCTCAAGCCAAGTGCTGAACAATTCCCCAAATACCAAGAACAGACTCCAGCTATCCCTGAATGCTTCACTCCAAATTTTGTTGATCATCTTCATAGAACGTTTAATGATCCTCAGCTATCAGCAATCCAGTGGGCTGCAATGCACACTGCAGCTGGTACAAGTAATGGGGTGACCAAAAGACAAGACCCATGGCCATTTACTTTAGTTCAAGGTCCTCCTGGGACAGGAAAGACACATACAGTGTGGGGTATGCTAAATGTGATTCATCTGGTTCAGTATCAACATTACTATACAGCGTTGCTTAAAAAATTGGCACCTGAAAGCTATAAGCAAAATAATGAGAGAAATGCTGACACTGGTTCTGCGGGATCTATTGATGAAGTTCTCCGAAGCATGGATGAGAACCTATTTCGCACTCTACCAAAACTCTGTCCAAAACCTAGAATGCTTGTTTGTGCTCCATCTAATGCTGCTACAGATGAGTTGCTTGCACGTGTTCTTGATCGCGGATTCATTGATGGAGAGATGAAGGTTTACAGGCCAGATGTAGCACGTGTTGGTGTCGATACACAGTCGCGAGCAGCACAAGCTGTCTCTGTTGAGCGTAGAACTGAGCAGCTTTTGGTCAAAACTCGTGACGAAATTTTTGGGTGGTTGCAACAGCTGAGAGGTCGTGAAGCTCATTTGTCTCGCCAGATGGCTACTCTTCAGGTGCAACTGAATTCTGCTGCAGCGGCTGGCCGTTCTCAAGGTTCTGTTGGAGTGGATCCTGATGTTCTTATGGCACGGGACCAGAATCGTGATGCTTTATTGCAAACTCTTGCCGCAGTAGTTGAAGAGAGGGATAAAGTCTTGGTCGAAATGTCTCGTCTTCTTATTTTAGAAGGAAAATTTCGTTCGGCCAGCAGTTTTAATTTGGAGGAAGCTCGTGCCAGTCTAGAAACAAGTTTTGCTAACGAGGCTGAAGTTGTGTTCACTACACTCTCAAGTAGTGGTCGCAAGTTGTTTTCACGTCTTACTCACGGCTTTGATATGGTTGTGATTGATGAGGCAGCTCAAGCTAGTGAAGTAGGTATCCTTCCTCCACTCGCTCTTGGTGCAGCCCGTTGTGTTCTTGTAGGTGATCCTCAGCAGCTACCTGCAACAGTAATTAGCAAGGCAGCTGGAACTTTGCTGTATAGCAGAAGCCTTTTTGAGAGATTTCAGCAGGCTGGCTGTCCGACAATGCTATTATCTGTGCAGTATAGAATGCATCCTCAAATCCGGGACTTTCCTTCAAGGTACTTTTATCAGGGACGGCTTACAGACAGTGAAAGTGTTACTAGCCTGCCTGATGAGAGATACTACCAAGATCCTTTACTTAGGCCATATGTATTTTTTGATATTACTCATGGTCGTGAGTCACACAGAGGTGGTTCAGTTTCCTATCAGAATATACATGAAGCTCAGTTCTGTCTTCGTATGTATGAACATCTACATAAAGCAGCAAAATCATTGGGATTGGGTAAAATCACTGTGGGTATAATAACACCTTATAAGCTGCAGTTAAAATGTCTCCAACGCGAGTTTGGGGATGTTCTCAATTCCGAGGAAGGCAGAGATCTGTACATAAATACTGTGGATGCTTTTCAGGGGCAGGAACGTGATGTCATTATCATGTCTTGTGTTCGTGCCTCCAATCATGGagttggttttgttgctgataTACGTCGAATGAATGTTGCACTTACTCGAGCACGAAGGGCTCTTTGGGTATG GTTATGGGGAATGCTAATGCTCTGA